The following is a genomic window from Candidatus Hydrogenedentota bacterium.
GCAATAACACCCAGAATCTCCGTGAAGTCGAAAGGCATCTTCGCGGGATCCTTATTGAATTTCGTCACGATGGACGGCATATAGCCCTTGTGGCTCCAGCCCGTGATGTTGCCCTCGTAATACTTCGGGAATCGGGTGAAGCCGCAACTTGTCACCGCCACCTTGATGCGCGTATCGAAGGCGCTCACGAACAAGGTATTGTGCCCGCCCAGCGAATGACCAATGGCGCCAATACGCTCGGGGTCCACTTCCGGCAGGCTTTGCAAGAGATCCACGCAGCGCATATGATTCCAGATGCCCTTCATCGTCGCGCTCTCATATCCCATGGCGTACACGTCGATCATATAGTCGCCATAACCCGGATAGTCCGGCGCGATAACCACATAGCCACGCTCCGCCAATTCCTGACCATAATTGCGGTTGAGCGCACCGCTCTTGCCGACCGGCTCTTCTTTGCCCAGTTGATAGGTCTGGTGCAGTGCCAGAATCGCCGGAGCCTTACCCGAAAGATTCTTTGGTATAAGCAGGTATGCGGGCGCACGATCACCGGGCTCGGAGAGGTAGGTTATCTTCTTCTGCGTATACAACGGAAACTCCACTTCCCCCACCACCTCCACCGCAAGATCGCCCCGCTCGTGATTCGGAAAGGGCCCCATGACCTTTTGCATATTCTCCAGCACATGGCCCCGGCGAATGTTCCAATCGGGGATAGCCTTCACCGCCTGCGCGGCGCCCGACGGATCGATGTACTGCATGATGTCGAGCTTGTCGTGATAGAAGGGTGCCTCGCCCGCAAAAACGGTGGGGGTGACACAGGCCGACAGGGCCACTAAAAATATGGAAAAGCGCATCGAGAACTCCTTCGGGCGTTCAGGGAAACGGCGTCAGCCAGCGAAAGCATGATAGTGCGGGTGCGCGGCGGATGCAACCGGACCGATCAAACCGATCAGATCCGTCTGATTGGTCTAATCCGTCCGATCCGGCTTCCCGCCAGCCTGGCTTCCCCATTTGACTTTTAAATGATAATGCGCTATCATAAGCAAAAATGCCCGAGCCTAAAATCACAGCGCCTCGCACATTGCGGCCCCGGAACCCCCATCATGAGCACTATTCCCGCCAAGGGACATATCGATAAGATCGCCATCGGACTATCCGCCCTGTGCGCGGTGCACTGCCTCATTCTGCCCCTTATCGCGGGTTTGCTGCCCGCCCTCGCGGCGCTCACCGGCAGCCACGTCCATTTTCACACGCTCATGCTCGTGGCTGTGCTCCCGCTTAGCAGCTTCGCGCTGGGGGCGGGATGGTTGCGCCACCGGGACGCCGCCGTGCTGGCGCTGGGCCTGACCGGACTCATCCTCATTGTGGTGGCGGCCACGGTGGGTCACGATCTTCCGTCGGAAGCCGCCGAACGCTGGACTACCGTCGCGGGCTCACTTCTCCTGGCCCTGGCGCACCTGCGCAACTATCGCCAGTGCAGGCCTTCGGACGGCTGCCACAAGGGCCCCTGCCAGTCCCGTTGCTGAAGCCGACACGTTGCGCGCACCCTCCCGATCTTGTACGCTGAGTTCTTTCGTATGATAGGGAAGGAAACTCAGCCTCATGATCCACAAACGTTTCATCGGTACCGACGTCGCGCAATTGGCCTTCTGGGATGTACAGCACACCCGCGCCGGCACGGAAGAGACGGAGCTTCAGGCGATTGATGACCTGTGGAAAGCGGACGCCTGGGGAGGGCGTGTGTTCTTTATCAACACGGGAAGGGACGGTGGCTGGGACGTTCATTTTTACGTGGACGAAGCGGTTCCCGACGATGTGCTGGCATTCTACAAGACCCTGAACCGCCGCTTCCTGCTCCGATGCCCTTCGGGTCGCCTCATCGCGGACGGGGCCGAGTTCTACATGGCAAGCGCCGAGGAAACTCCCGGCTCCGAGGAAGCCATCCAAATCCCGTCGGGGGACTATGAGCTGCAGCTTCACGAACTCTGCGCCGCCGACCTGGACGATCCCGCCTATCTGACATCCGTCGTTGCCAAAGAGGATCTTGACTACTACTACAGCAAGAATCCGGGATTTGGCTGGGGCTGCGTCGGCCTGATTGCCGGCGCGCTGCTTGGCGTGCTTACCCATTGGTCCTGGGGACTGCTCGTCGCGATAGTGACGATCGGCATAACGGCGATGACGCGTTGGCGGCGGAAGACCGATACGCGATTCATTGAAATCGAAAAACGTCTCGACGAAGATAGAAATCGCTACGCCTTTTTTATCTGTTCCCTCCGACGCATTGAGGGAGACGCCGACCTGCGAGGCGGCTGGTATAACTTTGCCTGACTCAGGGACAGCGTCGCCGAGTGATCCGAGTGTGTTTCAATCGCTTCGCGTCAAATAAATCGCTGTATGAAGCGAGGTTCACGACGACTGGCGGGGCTATCCCGTCGTTCGAGGAGCTAACCGTGGTCTACAACTCCACTTCGGTCAGACGACTTGTTGCCTGTTGACTTGTCTGTGAAGACGTCCAGTCAACTCCCCGCACGACGGGACAGCCTTTTCTTTCCCGAACTCCCGTCACCGGCGGTCATTCTGCGACTACTCCCATTCTGTAAGTGCTATTCGAGACAGCCCCGCCGGTTGACGCGTACTTCGCGCCGTTGGGTTTATGTGGTTGACCTCCAGTGGAAATCGCCGTTCCCGATTATGGGGCGACGCTGTCCCTCGGCTTCATTACAAAGCGCAGTTCGCCGCCATTTGCGATTTCGTCGTGAACGAAATAGCTGCGCTCCAGGACTTTGCCGTTGAGCGAGACGCTATCGACGTAGAGATTCTCCGGCGCATAGTTGTCGGCGATCACCGTCAAGGTCTTGCCCTCGCCCAGATCCATGACGGCCTTTTCGAACAACGGCGCGCCGATCTCGTAGCGCGTGGTGCCTGCGATGGGATAAAAGCCCAGCGCGCTGAAGACATACCACGCGGAGAGCGTGCCGCCATCGTCGTTTCCATCGAGGCCCGCGTAGTGGTCGGCATATTTGGTATCGAGG
Proteins encoded in this region:
- a CDS encoding alpha/beta fold hydrolase produces the protein MQYIDPSGAAQAVKAIPDWNIRRGHVLENMQKVMGPFPNHERGDLAVEVVGEVEFPLYTQKKITYLSEPGDRAPAYLLIPKNLSGKAPAILALHQTYQLGKEEPVGKSGALNRNYGQELAERGYVVIAPDYPGYGDYMIDVYAMGYESATMKGIWNHMRCVDLLQSLPEVDPERIGAIGHSLGGHNTLFVSAFDTRIKVAVTSCGFTRFPKYYEGNITGWSHKGYMPSIVTKFNKDPAKMPFDFTEILGVIAPRAVFINAPISDENFEVSGVRDCVESAMPVFELFSSAHKLQAAYPEAEHDFPPAQRAAAYTLIAETIGE
- a CDS encoding MerC domain-containing protein → MSTIPAKGHIDKIAIGLSALCAVHCLILPLIAGLLPALAALTGSHVHFHTLMLVAVLPLSSFALGAGWLRHRDAAVLALGLTGLILIVVAATVGHDLPSEAAERWTTVAGSLLLALAHLRNYRQCRPSDGCHKGPCQSRC